In Pseudoalteromonas nigrifaciens, the sequence TTTTAGTGATTGCATCAAACATACCCACAATAACAATAAAGCAACACAGCTTGAGCGCTTATAGCAGCATGATACCGGGAGGTCTACATGGATAACTTCACGGCCTCGTTACCTTTAATGCTGAAACAATTAAAGCTTAGCACCATGCTTCAACAGTGGAATACTCTGGGCAAAAAAGCGATAGAAGAACAATGGAGCCCACAGCAATACTTATCTGAGCTGTGCCATATTGAACTTGCGACACGCGATGACAAACGCCTTCAGCGGCTTTTAAAAGATGCAAAATTGCCCGTGGGTAAACACCTTAGCAGCTTCGACTTTACCCTTGTTGATGGGGTTAGTAAGCCCCTTGTTGCTGATTTAATAAATCAGCCGGATTGGTTGAAGTACGGTGGCAATATATTGTTATTTGGCGCCAGTGGTCTTGGTAAAACGCATATCGCCAGTAGCATCGGTTATGGCCTTATCGAGCAGGGCCATAAAGTTAAGTTTGTTGCCGCGTCAGCGATTGTTCAACAACTCCAGCAAGCAAAGCGACATTTACGCTTGCAAGACGAACTTGTAAAGCTCGATAAATACAGCTTATTAATCGTTGATGACGTTGGTTACGTTCGAAAAACGGAACAGGAAACGAGTGTGCTGTTTGAATTGATAGCCCATCGCTATGAGCGACACAGCATGATCATCACATCAAACAAATCATTCGAACAATGGGATGAACTATTTGATGATTCAACGATGACTG encodes:
- the istB gene encoding IS21-like element helper ATPase IstB, whose protein sequence is MDNFTASLPLMLKQLKLSTMLQQWNTLGKKAIEEQWSPQQYLSELCHIELATRDDKRLQRLLKDAKLPVGKHLSSFDFTLVDGVSKPLVADLINQPDWLKYGGNILLFGASGLGKTHIASSIGYGLIEQGHKVKFVAASAIVQQLQQAKRHLRLQDELVKLDKYSLLIVDDVGYVRKTEQETSVLFELIAHRYERHSMIITSNKSFEQWDELFDDSTMTVAAIDRLVHHATIIHCEGESYRRKTALNKSK